The following is a genomic window from Eulemur rufifrons isolate Redbay chromosome 20, OSU_ERuf_1, whole genome shotgun sequence.
TTAGAGGTGCTCTGGGCAGCCCCGAGCTCCCTTCTGTGATGGCCGAGACTTCTCCCTCCTGAGGGTGGGGCTCTGTGTCAGTGGTGCAGGCTCCGTGGCTTTTTGAGGTCTGGAGAGGGCTCTCAGGACCCCAAGTAAAGTGGGGCATCAGAGGGCTCAGCCTggcccctctccccttctcctctcccccagctGCCTGGGCCTGAGCCAGCCAGGGAGGCCCGAAGGAGGGATGGGAGCCTCAGGCCTACTGGGAACATCCCAGGGCCAGCCCAGTTCGTGAGCCCTGGGGAAGAAGGTGCTGCCATGGCCTCAGGGCAGGACAGCCCAGCCATGAGGCACTGGGGTCAACATCTCACTCtctgctcccccacctcccacactcacagccagccccagggcctttgcacatgctggtcCCCCCCACTAGGAGCACCTTCCTGCTCTGGTGCTGAGACTACCCAGCCCACCCATCTCCgcacactgtgcctggcacacagtggaaCCTACCGAATGAACCAGGAGGTCCCAGCCTAGAAGCAACAGCAACAAGGCCAGAGCCAGCGCCCAGCCCCAAGCTCCTCCCAGCAGAAGCCCAGGCAGGCCTCCCATCCCCATGGATCCCTAAGCCAGCCCCCTTCTTCAGGGCAATCCCCCAGGCCCAGCTGTTTCTGCTCAGAGCCCCCACGGGATGGGTCTGCTGCAGGAGACCTGGCCCAGCTGTCCTCCCACACCCGCCCGCCCCGCGGCACTCTCTGTCCTGCCCTCGCCCCAGCCAGCTATGCCCCTGCCCGAGTAACCAGCATGCCCAGGATCTGGCTGGGCAGCTCCCCGCCTCTGAGACGGGGTGGCCTGGGCCCTAACCCCACTTCCTGGGCTCTAGAAGTCGGCCGAGGTCTTCTCCCAAGGCTGCTGTGCTGGCAGTTGCCGGCAGGTCCTGGAGCTGGCCACAGTCCGTCTGAGGCCCTGAGGCCACACAAGCACAGGAGCCCGGGGGAGGGCCAAGCCCTGAGCTTCAGTCCTTCAGAGCGTGTGGCTCAAGCAGCCACGAGACAAGCCTGGGCCTTGCCAAAAAGTTCCACCCTCCTGGTGTCAGCCGGCCTGACCCACCTGCCTCCTCAgtggccctggcccaggcccatTGGCCCCGAGCTGCTGCCCACAGCACCGGGCACCGCGTCCCAGGGTGTCCACCCAGGCCCACCCCCAGGCTCCTTCCTTAGACTGCAGCTTGAACCCAGCGCCCCTTCTCCCACCGCACTGGCCCCTCCACCGGAAGGCAGCCCTTGTGTGGTTCACCCACCATTCCCTGCGCCTGGCTGAGCCACGTGCACCCCACGAAGGCACCGTCCCTCTCAGTATCCCAAACAGCACCCAGCAGGGAGCCAGCACACAGCCATCCCTGCCAGCTGGGAAGAGCAAACCCCGTCAGGTGTCAAACCCACCAGGGCTGATTTGGGAAGCCCTGCAGTCTACCCGTCCCCAGGGACCTCCCCAGACCCTCTCATCCAGGGGGAAGCCAGGACCGGGAGGTAAAGAAACCAAATTTCCAGCTCAGAGGGCGACTTCCTCTCTGGGACTGAGGGAGGCGGCAGGGAGGTTCCGGCAGGAAGAGGGAGGCTGATTTCTGCCTGGGAAGGAAGCCAGGCACCTCCTCCTGGTTGACAAGCGAGGGTGTGGCAGGCCATCCCCAAGGCCCCAGGCACCTGCCAGAGACATTCTGGGGTCCCCCCAACAGGGGGCCTCTGAGCAGTggggcccagcctctgcctccagcGACTGGAGATCTGTCCCCAGACAGCAACCCCTGACCCGAACCACCCAAATAAGCCTCCCTCTGCGCCTGGGCCACCTTCCACTCTGCGACAGCCCCTGGCAGGATGCCAGCTGGGGCTACGGACCGGGCTGAAGGTTACAGAGCCAGCAGAGCCCGAGCGGGGCGCGGGCGGAGTGCCCAGCTTCCCGGGGCTGTGAAGACCTGGAAGGCCGGGCTGGAGGGATCCAGGCACATGGCATTTCTGGGTATCGCCCAGTGCCCacagctgagggcagggggacGCCGCGGGGGCCCCTGTCGGGATGGAGGGCGCACGACCAGAGGCCCCCTCCTGTCCGGGCGAGGGGGGGCAGGCCCCTCCGGAGCTAGGACCGCAGAGGGGACACTGCAGGGCTGCGTCTCTCCCGGGCCAGAGAGCGTGAGACGGGCTGGCCAGGCTGGGCCGGACCGAGAGGGACacccgggccgggggaggaggcaCAGCCCAGCCCTAAGACCCGGGCGGGGGGCTCCTTAACCATTCGGAGCTCAGGCCAGGCCGCGACACGACACGCTTCCCGGACCGCCACAGGCTACCAAACGCAGCGGGGCAGGTGCCAGATGCGGGAACAGATGCGGGAGCCGGGCCGAGGTCGGAGGTGGGGGTCGGGCGGGGCCGAatcgggcggggcggggccgaatcgggcggggcggggccgaatcgggcggggcggggccgaatcgggcggggcggggccgaatcgggcggggcggggccgaatcgggcggggcggggccgaaTCGGGCGGGGCCGAATCGGGCGGGGCCGAATCGGGCGGGGCCGAATCGGGCGGGGCCGAatcgggcggggcggggcgctcCGCCCCACCGTGACCCGCCGTGGCCCCCGCGCATATAAGGGGGCACGGCCGCGCGTGCGCACCCCGCGCGTGCGCGCGCGTCTGGGCCGAAGAGCGGCTCCCGGAGTGCTCTCTGCAAATGGGCTTCGTGGCCTAGCGTCCCCGTCCCTGCCACCCGCGACCCCGCGCCGAGGCCCGCGAGGGGTCGCCGCCGAGGTGAGGGCCGCCTGGCGGGCGGGCGGGGACGCGGGCCCAGGGCTCCTCTCGGGTGGGGGCGCGGGGCCCGGGGCGCGCTTCCTGGCCGGGTGGTTTGGGCCGGCAGGGCCCCGCGCACAAAGCGCCTTTGTTCCGCCTGCGCGGCCGGTTCGGACCGGTTGGAGCCGCCCGCGCCCCACGGCGACGGCGGCCGCGGTCCGAGCCCCGCCTGGCTCGCTGCGGACCCGCGCGAGCGCGGCGCTGACCGCGGGCTCCCCTGCCGCGCGCAgctgccccccagcccagccGGACCATGGCGGCCATCCCCTCCGGCGGCTCGCTCGTGGCCACCCACGACTATTACCGGCGTAAGTAGACCCCGCGTGGACCCCCAGGGCTGCCtctgggccgggggcgggggctccgCGTCCTCACTGTGCGCCCCCTGGGCCTCTCCGCTCCAGGCCGCCTGGGCTCCGCTTCCAGCAGCAGCTCCTGCGGGAGCGCCGAGGGCCCCGGGGAAGCCATCCCTCACCCCCCTGGTGAGTGCGCCCCGCCTTTGCGCCCCGCGACCTCGGGAGCGTCCCCCGGGAGCGGGCCGCGTTGTGACCCCCTTTGCTTCTCCCAGGTCTGCCCAAGGCCGACCCAGGTCACTGGTGGGCGAGCTTCTTTTTCGGGAAGTCCACTCTCCCGTTCATGACCACGGTTGTGGAGTCCACGGAGCAGTGAGTACCTCctcctgggaggggtggggtgggtgtcAGGCAGCCTCTGACCTATGCTCTCCCCCAGCTCGGAAGTCCCCCAGGCCTCCAGGAGCCTGACCACCTGCGGCCTGGCCCCGGCAACCGCGAGGACGCAGCCCTGCAGCCCACCCGGCACAGCCAGGCCCCCGCCCTGACCACCGCAACCAgcccaggctgggctgcagggcctgGCCCGCCCTAGACTAGGCTGCCGGAGCAGGAAGGAAGTTGGGTTCTTTGATGGCAACACCACAGACACCAGCCGGAAGTCGGCAAGTCCTGCACTCTGCTGTCCCAGCACACGCAAGCTTTCTGATACCCTAACTCCTTGCCTCTCACTAGTTGGAAAATAAACTCCAAGCAGCCAGCCGTGCCCGGTAGTGTGTGGTGAATTGTGTGACCCAGGTTCTGTTTGAGCAGTTGGTGACCCCCTGACCTCCTCCCTCCCTAGCGAGGGGCAGGCCCGGCCACCGACCTTCCTCACCTCAGGGCCACCTCTGAGGCCTCGCTCAGGTGCAATTGAGCCCAGGCCCGGGAAGGGTGGGGTGCCTTGCTGCTCCTGGGGCCCTGGGACAGCAGGCAGTCCTGGAGCTGGACAGGAAACCGCCAGGACAGCCACTCAGGATGGGCTTCCTGTGCCCACCTTGTGCCAGGGAGGCTGGTGCTCTGAGTGATTCGGGCTCTGCCCCATGGCCACCAGGTGGGGCTACTGGGGGAGCCTGGGCCTCTGGCCTTGGATGTGGGAGCCCTCAACAGGAAGGACCTGGTGCCCCTTGAGGGGACCATCCCTCCCGGCTGTCATGGGGCAGTTGCATGGGGCCGTCTCTCCTGGGGGCCTCCTGCAATTGCCCTCCACCCTGGGAGCACCCAAACCGGCTGAGGCTGGGGCCTCCTGGCACAGGTAGCCCAGCTGATAGGTCAGAGGCTGGCACCTGCCCGGTGCACTGGAGTACCTGGGGCGTGCAGGCCAAGCATTTGGCACAGGGCCCCGGATAGGGGCTCTGCAGGGCTCATTAGCTCCTGGGATAGGCATCCTCAACCAAGGTGAGTGGTCGGCTGGCCAGCAGGCGTGGACTCAGATCTGTTGGGGGGCATCTTAGGGGCTGGAGTCAGGTGGATGAAGGCTTGGTGGTAGGCCAGGGACAGTGAGGGGAGGGCCGTCCTGgcctgctgccccacccccactgtgCTATAAATACCTGCATGAGTGCATTGGAAGGCATCTGTGTGGCTTGTGGCCACTGatggcccagcctccctcctgcctgccctccgGGTGGGGTCATCTTCACCCAGGCGCCCCAGCCAGGTGGTCAGTGCTGAGGCCGGGACTCGGAGTGCTCTTTCCCACCTCGGATGGTCCCACGATGGGGAGTACCCAGAGGGTAGCCTGAGCCCCACTCAGAGgttgtgggggtgggtgggggctggtATTGCAGGGAGAGCCTAGCTGAAGCTCAGGGCCCCACCATGCACGGCCAGGGGAGGGCTCTGGGTCAGGACCAACGATGGGGCCCTGCTGGCGGGGGTTAGTCCTGGCTCTGGAGTCGGCGGGGGATGGGCAGCCCAGTGCCGGGCAGGGCCTGGCGCTGTCCAGAGCTGGTGTCTGCAGAAGGGCGCACTTCCTCTGCCCTGGCCAGGGCGGCCTCGGCTGGAGGAGCTCCCTCCCCTGGCAGTGCCCTTGGCCTGGAGGCAGCAGTCCTGGGGGCTGCCTCTGCAGGTAGCTGTCTGTAGGGAGAAAAAGTATTACCTTTTCCTTACCCGTTGCAAGCTTCATCGCTGAGACCCTTATAacaaaaaagataagcaaaagaaaagcCACGTATTTGTTTGATACAAGTTTTATGGGACATGGGAGCCTTTGGAATGAAGGTCCAAAGAAACGGGGAAATCTCTGTTTCACGGAAAGTGGTGCAGAGGTACAGTGTAATCTGATGGCAATAAACTGGGGCAACTGAGCACCTGGGTGTGCAGATTCTCCTTGGTCACCCTGTgggccttccttccctctggacATAGAGCAAGACACCTGCCACATGGGGGTGGGTCTTCACAGGGTCGGGAGGGAGGAGGTCAGAGCGCACCTTTCCTGGGCCTGCTTCagggaagaaggggaaagaaggGTCGGGGGAGGTGAGAGAGGCTTCCTGCTTCTGTTTTGTCAATTTCCAAGCTGCTGGGTCTCCTGCGTCACACCCAGGCAGCAGCGCGGTCCAGATGCCATGTTGGTGGATTGTCCCACTGCACTGTGGCCCGGCCTCCTGCACCGGGGAGTGGGCCGGTCCGGTTAGACAGTTAGCAGTTGTCTCAGTTCAGGAGGCCGTTGCAGGTGAGATTCCACCAAAGGTAGGCCTGTGTGTGGGTGCTGAATCAGGTGTTTAATAAGAGGCATTTCTgtgcaaacaaaagaaaaaggctaATGATTAGAGCAAACTATAAACTCAGTGCTTTAGTCCAGAGGGCAGCCGGTAGAGATTCTAGGTGTTGCGCTTGAAGCATCTTCAGAGGGAGGGCAGGCAGTGGCAAGCAGACAGATTGGTCTGCAGTCTGTATGTCACGGAGGTGGTCCACTTGTGAGTCGTGGTGATCTCTGAAGTCTGTGTCCAGGGGCCCAGCTCCGGCTTGCAGGGCTTCAGGAAAAAGGATAGTTTTAATCTTTAGTAATCAGTCCCGAGCCGGAACGATGGGAGAGAAATCGGAAATATTAGTTTGGAGACTTGTAGCCAGGTATTGGAGGATTCAGGATCCAGTCCATAATTACAGGTAGAAAACAGATCTCAAAAACACTGAACAGGGCTAGAATCTATTAATATCAGGTGCACCACCATTTTCTTCTGAAACAACTTTTCTGTCTACAGTCAACACATATTAAAGTTGTCCTGACTATTCACATAAGTGCAGCAAGAATAGTGATTAACCAATAGACTCTGTTTAAGTTTGTTTTGCTAGAACTTTTGATGAGGAATCTGAGagtggacttttattttttatttttttatttttattttttttgagacagagtctcacgctgttccgcggactagagtgccgtggtgtctgcgtagctcacagcaacctcaaactcctgggctcaagcgatcctcctgcctcagcctcccgagtagctgggactacaggcatgtgccaccatgcccggctaatttatttttatatatatatatatatatatatattttttttatctgtctatataatttgtttctatttttagtagagatggggtctcactcttgctcaggctggtcttgaagtcctgagctcaaacaatccacccgcctgggcctcccagagtgctgggattacaggcgtgagccaccgcgcctggccgagtggacttttaaaagcctcttggGACCGGGAAACCAAGCCAAAGCCTTTCCCTGCAGTACCTATAGATTTGGGTGAATTCCTCTCTTGAAGTCTCTGAAGTATCTTAAGATTTCTGGGCATGCCAGGAACTGACATTCCATACCCATCTGTAACACAGCTGTGTAAGGGAACCATGTACGAGGTAGGAGGCCAGTTTTTTTCCAGGGGGCTTTTTTGGCTCCTTAAAGTCATTTGGTTGTATCTGAAAATAATGacattccagtcaaagccttggcAATAAAACCAGTGTTTCCAACTGTGTCATTTCAAGAACAGGTTCTTACTGAACTCatgcaaataactatatattgccataaaaataagaatactaatagtttttgaattttggagggattaggtaggaagaaaaaaatgtttcacctTGTTTACAAAGGTATCCTTTACGAAATTGCTGTAAGCTATAGATAgtttaaggaaaagagaaagcattGCCTTAAATCTGAAAAACCAAACAGTAAAGAATTAGTaatgtttcaaacaaaaagtcataaaaaattatCCTCATCGCTTCATTCATTCCCATGTAATTAAATCTTGTTCTGATGGACCTCGGACAGCAGCTTCACGGACCTGTCAGGTTCGCCAGTGTTCTGGAGGTTCTTGCCCGGTCGATGGTGTGATCTCGGGGTTATCAGAAGCCTGTATTCCAGATGCCTGTCCCACTTCTCCATGGGTCTCCTTGAAGAGGAAACAAGTTGGGACTGTAGCTGATTGCAAACACTttcataaaagaaagtaaaacactAACTGAATTGCCAAagataggccgggcatggtggctcacgcctgtaatcccagcactctgggaggccgaggtgggtggatcgctcaaggtcagaagttcgagaccggcctgagcaagagcgagacatctctactaaaaaaaatagaaagaaattatctggccaactaaaatatatatatagaaaaaaattagccgggcatggtggcacgtgcctgtagtcccagcaacccgggaggctgaggcaggaggatcgcttgagcccaggagtttgaggttgctgtgagctaggctgacgccacggcactcactttagcccgggcaacaaagggagactctgtctcaaaaaaaaaaaaaaaaaaagaattgctgaaGACTTAAGATAGCGTCGTTAAGGACCTGATGAACGTTCGTTATGTCAATGATGCCGTCAACAAGGAAACATCGTCGCTTCTGTGGCACATTTTAACATGGCCAGAATTATGACTGGTAACATTATACCAGATTTCTAGGAATAACGTCAGATAGAATATGTATCATAGGGTAACATAGTagatttctaggaattttatacaATTTCTTCAACACTCATCAATAACGCCCATAAATATAACCGCAAGAAGATTTAGCATTACTTACTGTTTGAAAATGCTTTCcatataatttaacatatcaaATTAAACCTAATTAATTTAACATCTCTCTTTTATAAGGTGGGAGACAAATTCTTTTGAGATGTCCCAGGAGCCTTTCTGGAAACTCACAAAGTTAGTTCATggtcaaaaagacttaatttagaattttattttaggagGTTGTAACAAAtatcaaaaagttttttttttgtttttttttttgagacagagtctcactctgttgcccctgctagagtgagtgccgtggcgttagcctagctcacagcaacctcaaactcctgagctcaagcgatcctcctgtctcagcctcccgagtagctgggactacaggcatgtgccaccatgcccggctaattttttctatatatatttttagctgtccatataatttctttctatttttagtagagatggggtctcgctcttgctcaggctggtctcgaactcctgagctcaaacgatccgcccacctcggcctcccagagtgctaggattacaggcgtgagccaccgcgcccggcctcaaaaagttttaaaaacttgattaaaTATGATCTTGGTTATttaatgaaagtgaaaataaaattaaaggcaaaTACAATGGGTTACGTAGTTGTAAACAAAAGTTGGCTCTTTTAATATTGAGAAGATTcagttttcttcaataataaaagacCAAATAAAAGATATGAAGCACAAGAAATTAccttaaaaaagatgaaaacttttCTTAATACCAAATTCCAGTTTTGCATCTGTATACTATTAATACTAAAGCTAATTTTGGACGGAGCTTTATAAATAAATCATCCAGTCTTAGCCAGTGTTGGCTATGCAAATAAGATTCCTTTTCCACAAACCTTTTACGATCTCTTCTTAATATCCACCAATGCTTTTTCCttcctgcatttttctttttctccttctggaaGAACCAGTAATTCTACTTCAGCACAGAACTGATTGCTGCTGCTTCCCTTACCAGGAAACAGCCTC
Proteins encoded in this region:
- the PPDPF gene encoding pancreatic progenitor cell differentiation and proliferation factor isoform X1, whose protein sequence is MAAIPSGGSLVATHDYYRRRLGSASSSSSCGSAEGPGEAIPHPPGLPKADPGHWWASFFFGKSTLPFMTTVVESTEHSEVPQASRSLTTCGLAPATARTQPCSPPGTARPPP
- the PPDPF gene encoding pancreatic progenitor cell differentiation and proliferation factor isoform X2 — encoded protein: MAFLAAPQPSRTMAAIPSGGSLVATHDYYRRRLGSASSSSSCGSAEGPGEAIPHPPGLPKADPGHWWASFFFGKSTLPFMTTVVESTEHSEVPQASRSLTTCGLAPATARTQPCSPPGTARPPP